In Saccharomyces kudriavzevii IFO 1802 strain IFO1802 genome assembly, chromosome: 9, the following proteins share a genomic window:
- the PKP1 gene encoding protein kinase PKP1 (similar to Saccharomyces cerevisiae PKP1 (YIL042C); ancestral locus Anc_7.222): MWKIMRVWRCGGVRWVHRQRPSHELLSQLSFEQHYKIRSNIELLIQDYASKPIAPLTYEYFLQYRPPLTKKEEYMLTIKTINLLLSLTCKRLNAIQRLPYNAVINPHIEKTNSLYLKSLQTLLSIAYPYELHNPPKIQARFTELLDDHEDAIVVLAKGLQEIRSCYPKFKISQFLNFHLKERITMKLLVTHYLSLMAQNNDGSNQKMIGILQRDLPIAQLFKQVSDYVNDICFVKFNTQRIPVLVHPSSQDITFTCIPPILEYIMTEVFKNAFEAQIAHGQEHVPIEINLLKPDDDELYIRIRDHGGGITPEVEAHMFDYSYSTRSQQPVDGESIDLPGEQINNVSGMGFGLPMCKTYLEFFGGKIDVQSLLGWGTDVYIKLKGPSKAMLILKR, translated from the coding sequence ATGTGGAAGATTATGCGTGTATGGAGGTGCGGAGGGGTGCGCTGGGTACACCGTCAGCGACCCTCGCACGAGCTGCTATCCCAATTGTCGTTTGAACAGCATTACAAGATCAGGTCCAACATCGAGCTGCTGATACAGGACTACGCCAGCAAACCAATTGCGCCATTAACCTACGAGTACTTCCTGCAGTACAGGCCGCCACTGACCAAGAAGGAGGAGTACATGCTGACGATCAAGACGATTAACCTACTGCTTTCATTGACGTGCAAACGGCTGAATGCCATCCAAAGACTACCGTACAATGCGGTGATCAACCCACATATCGAGAAGACTAACTCTTTGTACCTGAAAAGTCTACAGACATTATTGTCGATTGCGTATCCGTATGAGTTGCACAACCCACCCAAGATACAGGCCAGGTTTACGGAACTGCTGGACGACCACGAAGATGCCATTGTAGTGTTGGCGAAAGGCCTACAGGAGATTCGGTCATGCTATCCGAAGTTTAAGATTTCACAGTTTCTGAACTTCCATTTGAAAGAGAGAATCACCATGAAACTGCTGGTGACGCACTATCTGTCGCTGATGGCGCAAAATAACGATGGCTCCAACCAAAAGATGATCGGGATCCTGCAGCGGGACCTACCTATAGCACAATTGTTCAAGCAAGTGTCAGACTATGTCAATGACATCTGTTTCGTGAAGTTCAACACACAGAGGATCCCAGTCCTTGTTCATCCATCATCACAGGACATCACATTCACGTGCATCCCGCCCATCTTGGAGTATATCATGACAGAAGTATTCAAGAACGCCTTTGAAGCGCAGATTGCGCACGGCCAGGAGCACGTGCCCATAGAAATCAACCTCTTAAAGCCTGATGACGATGAGCTGTACATAAGGATTAGGGACCACGGCGGCGGGATTACGCCTGAGGTGGAGGCGCACATGTTCGACTATTCCTACTCGACACGTTCTCAACAACCAGTCGATGGCGAGTCTATAGATCTGCCCGGTGAGCAAATCAACAATGTTTCCGGTATGGGGTTCGGTCTGCCCATGTGCAAGACATATTTAGAGTTTTTCGGGGGCAAGATCGACGTCCAGAGCCTTCTTGGCTGGGGGACAGACGTCTACATTAAGCTCAAAGGGCCCTCCAAGGCCATGCTCATTCTTAAGCGTTAG
- the TED1 gene encoding Ted1p (similar to Saccharomyces cerevisiae TED1 (YIL039W); ancestral locus Anc_7.216) yields MLRCTVKNFAYFATFLTIVTNIYIYTYSSFHPEQCSWECSNQNVASREDLTLLGKVKGYFGDVQKGWHGNHASANDNDDIHILAFGDPQIKGIWPKTPYVSRLDTYGNDYYLGHIYDMMQKRLKPQVVAVMGDLFSSQWIGDSEFHNRTRRYISRIFKRDPASIERIKQENLDGEGQYKANWSKWGDRFNEILSNINENEIANQELSFEFGYEDVYSWNPELEDFLIVNITGNHDVGYSGDATYQHMTRFHDLFGKDNYWIEYETNTTHPWRIVVLNDLLLEGPALQPEFVEATWMFLNQLNERKFNGSTILLTHVPFYKREGLCYDGPDTRFYPDGHTPETYKAGLLRSQNHLSESVSNQVLNLIFENGKPGIILTGHDHEGCETVYNKKSASAWEATKDIESDIFVKEITVKSMMGEFNGNTGLVTGHFNTDSMTWEWTFSLCPFAIQHVWWFAKVSLLVTIFTWSSLLFV; encoded by the coding sequence ATGTTGAGGTGCACGGTTAAGAATTTTGCATACTTTGCCACTTTCCTTACCATTGTGACTAATATCTACATTTATACCTACTCATCTTTCCATCCAGAGCAGTGTTCATGGGAATGCTCCAACCAAAACGTCGCATCACGAGAAGATTTGACTCTTTTGGGGAAGGTAAAGGGATATTTCGGTGATGTTCAAAAGGGATGGCATGGCAACCACGCCTCTGctaatgataatgacgaTATTCACATCCTGGCCTTTGGTGATCCTCAAATAAAGGGCATTTGGCCCAAGACTCCATATGTGTCTCGATTGGACACTTATGGTAACGACTATTATCTCGGCCACATCTACGATATGATGCAAAAAAGATTGAAGCCTCAAGTGGTGGCTGTCATGGGCGACCTTTTCTCTAGTCAATGGATTGGTGACTCGGAATTCCATAATAGAACGAGAAGATATATAAGCcgaatcttcaaaagagaCCCTGCTTCAATTGAAAGGATTAAACAAGAGAACCTTGATGGTGAAGGTCAATATAAGGCAAATTGGTCTAAATGGGGGGACCGCTTCAATGAGATTCTAAGCAATATCAACGAGAACGAAATCGCAAATCAAGAAttatcttttgaatttggttATGAAGATGTTTATTCATGGAATCCAGAGTTGgaagatttcttgatcGTTAACATCACCGGTAATCACGACGTAGGTTACTCTGGTGACGCTACCTATCAGCATATGACAAGGTTCCACGATCTTTTCGGTAAGGACAATTATTGGATCGAATACGAAACCAACACCACTCATCCTTGGAGAATAGTAGTGCTGAATGATCTTCTATTAGAAGGTCCTGCTTTGCAACCAGAATTTGTTGAGGCCACTTGGATGTTTTTGAACCAACTAAACGAGCGTAAATTTAATGGTAGTACTATTTTATTGACGCACGTCCCATTTTATAAGCGTGAGGGTCTGTGCTATGATGGGCCAGATACCAGGTTTTATCCAGATGGTCATACTCCAGAAACATACAAAGCTGGGCTCTTAAGATCTCAAAATCATTTGAGTGAATCCGTTTCGAATCAGGTCCTGAATTTGATCTTCGAAAATGGAAAGCCAGGCATCATATTGACTGGTCATGATCACGAGGGCTGCGAAACAGTTTACAATAAGAAATCCGCATCTGCTTGGGAAGCAACCaaagatattgaaagtgACATTTTCGTCAAGGAAATCACAGTCAAGTCTATGATGGGTGAATTTAATGGGAACACCGGTTTGGTTACAGGGCACTTCAATACAGATTCAATGACTTGGGAGTGGACCTTCAGCTTATGCCCATTTGCCATTCAACATGTTTGGTGGTTTGCTAAAGTATCTCTCCTCGTCACTATATTCACTTGGTCCTCGCTACTATTTGTCTAA
- the MET30 gene encoding ubiquitin-binding SDF ubiquitin ligase complex subunit MET30 (similar to Saccharomyces cerevisiae MET30 (YIL046W); ancestral locus Anc_7.231), with amino-acid sequence MRRQTQRMMSVEDEDKDHPDGNNNYNAGEMTDTAMMPPLKRLLVANSSEDLPHGSSGKKKMAMATRSPSPSPGLPTNDGGTRVQPLPEYNFTKFCYRHNPDIQFSPTHTACYKQDLKRTQEINANIAKLPLHEQSDIHHIISKYSNSNDKIRKLILDGILATSCFPQLSYISSHVTHMIKIDFISIMPQELSLKILSYLDCQSLCNATRVCRKWQKLADDDRVWYHMCEQHIDRKCPNCGWGLPLLHMKRARIQQSDPGSTSNAGAQAQGTRPWKVIYRERFKVESNWRKGHCRIQEFKGHMDGVLTLQFNYRLLFTGSYDSTIGIWDLFTGKLIRRLSGHTDGVKTLYFDDRKLITGSLDKTIRVWNYITGECISTYRGHSDSVLSVDSYQKVIVSGSADKTVKVWHVESRTCYTLRGHTEWVNCVKLHPKSFSCFSCSDDTTIRMWDIRTNSCLKVFRGHVGQVQKIIPLTIKDAENLATDNTSDGGGSLQDGSAMIDEPEAVAGDQEAAALDESIPYPTHLLSCGLDNTIKLWDVKTGKCIRTQFGHVEGVWDIAADNFRIISGSHDGSIKVWDLQSGKCMHTFQGRRLQRDTQPTQTQSLGDKVAPIACVCIGDSECFSGDEFGCVKMYKFDLSD; translated from the coding sequence ATGAGGAGACAAACGCAACGGATGATGAGTGTCGAGGACGAGGATAAAGACCACCCTGACGGTAATAACAACTATAACGCTGGTGAAATGACAGATACGGCGATGATGCCACCTTTGAAGAGACTGCTTGTCGCGAACAGCAGCGAAGACTTGCCACACGGATCGTCGggcaagaagaagatggcGATGGCGACGAGGTCGCCATCGCCATCGCCAGGCTTGCCCACGAACGACGGCGGCACTAGGGTGCAGCCGTTGCCAGAATACAACTTCACCAAGTTCTGCTATCGGCACAACCCGGATATACAGTTTTCCCCCACTCACACGGCATGCTACAAGCAGGATTTGAAGCGAACGCAGGAGATCAACGCCAACATCGCGAAGCTGCCCTTGCACGAGCAATCGGACATCCATCACATTATCTCGAAATACAGTAATTCCAACGACAAGATACGAAAGCTGATCCTGGATGGGATCCTGGCGACGAGCTGCTTCCCGCAGCTGTCGTACATCTCGTCGCACGTCACGCACATGATCAAGATCGACTTCATCAGCATCATGCCCCAGGAGCTGTCGTTGAAGATCCTGAGCTACTTGGACTGCCAGTCGCTTTGCAACGCCACGAGGGTGTGCCGCAAGTGGCAGAAACTTGCCGACGACGACAGGGTATGGTACCACATGTGCGAGCAGCATATTGATAGAAAATGCCCCAACTGTGGCTGGGGGCTGCCCCTCCTGCACATGAAGCGCGCCCGGATACAGCAAAGCGACCCTGGCTCGACCTCCAATGCAGGCGCCCAGGCGCAAGGTACGCGACCTTGGAAGGTCATCTACAGAGAGCGGTTCAAGGTCGAGTCCAACTGGAGAAAGGGCCACTGCAGGATCCAGGAGTTCAAGGGCCATATGGACGGCGTGCTGACGCTCCAGTTCAACTACAGGCTGCTGTTCACGGGCTCGTACGACTCCACCATAGGCATATGGGACCTGTTCACGGGCAAACTAATAAGAAGACTCAGCGGCCACACAGACGGTGTCAAGACCCTGTACTTCGACGACAGGAAGCTGATTACGGGCTCGCTCGATAAGACTATCCGCGTTTGGAACTACATAACGGGCGAATGCATCTCCACGTACCGGGGCCATTCGGATAGCGTGCTGAGCGTGGACTCGTACCAGAAGGTCATCGTCTCGGGCAGTGCAGACAAGACGGTCAAAGTGTGGCACGTGGAGTCAAGGACATGCTACACTCTGCGGGGCCACACAGAGTGGGTCAACTGCGTCAAGCTGCATCCCAAGAGTTTTTCGTGTTTCAGTTGCAGCGACGACACCACAATACGAATGTGGGACATTCGGACCAATTCGTGCCTAAAGGTGTTCAGAGGCCATGTGGGGCAAGTGCAGAAGATCATACCGTTGACCATAAAGGATGCGGAGAATCTGGCCACGGACAACACCTCCGACGGCGGGGGTTCCTTGCAGGACGGCTCGGCAATGATCGATGAACCGGAAGCAGTGGCGGGCGACCAGGAGGCCGCCGCCCTGGACGAATCCATACCTTACCCAACGCACCTGCTCTCTTGCGGGCTGGACAACACCATCAAACTATGGGACGTCAAAACGGGGAAATGCATAAGAACACAGTTTGGACACGTGGAGGGTGTTTGGGACATCGCCGCGGACAACTTCCGCATAATCAGTGGGTCTCACGACGGGAGCATCAAGGTCTGGGACTTGCAAAGCGGCAAGTGTATGCACACGTTCCAAGGACGCAGACTACAGAGAGACACTCAACCCACCCAAACGCAGTCCCTGGGCGACAAAGTCGCTCCCATCGCATGTGTTTGTATTGGCGATTCGGAGTGCTTCAGCGGTGATGAGTTCGGATGTGTGAAGATGTACAAGTTCGATCTCAGCGACTAG
- the GVP36 gene encoding Gvp36p (similar to Saccharomyces cerevisiae GVP36 (YIL041W); ancestral locus Anc_7.221): MSFNAFASSLSKKLQEISTSVSERTQELPNFAQSTQRMVQERLGQVTDISQLPREYTELEDKVDTIKLIYNHFLGVTAIYENGSYDYPKYINESVNEFSRSVASKLTELTHATSASEAQNILVAPGPIKEPKTLNYALSKVSLNSSECLNKMFPAEEQPLASALLQFSDVQAKIAQTRIQQDTLIQTKFNKKLRERLSFEIGKADKCRKDVHSMRLRYDVARTNLANNKKPEKEASLRVQMETLEDKFAQVTEDATVCLQEVISHANFSEDLKELARAQAEYFETSAGLMKEFLSNSFAQEPESKPQAEEEEEEEKPHVAISMNDEDDV; this comes from the coding sequence ATGTCGTTTAATGCCTTTGCCAGCTCTTTGAGCAAGAAACTACAGGAAATCTCCACGAGTGTTTCCGAAAGAACCCAGGAACTGCCCAACTTTGCGCAATCCACGCAAAGAATGGTCCAGGAGCGTTTGGGCCAGGTGACAGACATCTCTCAATTGCCAAGAGAGTACACGGAGTTAGAGGACAAGGTCGACACCATCAAGTTGATTTACAACCACTTCTTGGGCGTGACCGCTATCTACGAAAACGGATCGTACGATTACCCTAAATACATCAACGAATCCGTCAACGAGTTTTCCAGAAGTGTTGCCTCCAAGCTGACTGAATTGACTCATGCCACGTCTGCGTCCGAGGCACAAAACATTTTGGTTGCTCCTGGCCCCATCAAGGAGCCCAAGACGCTAAACTATGCCCTTAGTAAAGTGTCTTTGAACTCCAGCGAGTGCTTGAACAAGATGTTCCCTGCTGAGGAACAACCCTTGGCTTCTGCTCTCTTGCAATTCAGTGACGTGCAGGCCAAAATTGCTCAAACCAGAATTCAACAAGACACTTTGATTCAAACTAAGTTCAATAAGAAGTTGAGAGAAAGGCTGTCTTTTGAAATCGGTAAAGCCGATAAGTGCCGTAAGGACGTTCACTCCATGAGGTTGAGATATGATGTAGCAAGAACCAACCTGGCCAACAACAAGAAACCGGAAAAGGAAGCCTCTTTGAGAGTCCAAATGGAGACTCTGGAAGACAAGTTTGCCCAGGTCACGGAAGACGCTACGGTGTGCTTGCAAGAAGTTATTTCTCACGCAAACTTCAGcgaagatttgaaggaattgGCCAGGGCTCAAGCTGAGTATTTCGAAACTTCTGCGGGCTTGATGAAAGAGTTCTTGTCCAACTCGTTTGCCCAAGAACCTGAATCAAAGCCTcaagcagaagaagaagaagaagaagaaaagccaCATGTCGCTATCTCTATGAACGACGAAGACGATGTTTAA
- the PIG2 gene encoding putative protein phosphatase regulator PIG2 (similar to Saccharomyces cerevisiae GIP2 (YER054C) and PIG2 (YIL045W); ancestral locus Anc_7.230), translating into MATTTQPQNILMDESLNLPITSSNGDNYGNINANIRTSTGMGMHMRPARLNSLEFLHMPRRLSNVKLHRLPQDELQRNTNLNKSMYFNGKQVHAHHPFINRSMDPSAHHQNVDREEEDEISPLSHDNFQYESEENANPSPPVYKKSGELVKSSLKRRSKSLPITPKSIFNKAGTRGKHVNLDHVDTRLLQRSKSVHFDRVLPIKLFNENEKPIDVSKQMIQQDVLNFQHKPLTRFGGPIGSTNSVPIEDLLSEDNRNEYEDTWLRNPKGAFYFGTNANNHKSKKKKFKLTDDDADVDSDNEGDETINRLVRKQDKDEAYLTYGLKNLLINEDSECSGSRKNSTKPEANLFYGNSKRAVGLYNKNFPILSDKNRKSLKLNIFLNLSRGRPVFLQEIALLTGFHNMTIIGKVFVKNIYFDKKIIIKYTWDAWKTFHESECVYFSNANNILPGSDMDIFKFSIDDIHNPNDKDSNISQLQFCIQYQTWSVDRSRKEYWDNNNSLNYEVDVVTHETRLGPTTDANDNYEMKHSLFRNPFH; encoded by the coding sequence ATGGCTACCACCACGCAGCCACAAAATATACTGATGGATGAATCTTTGAATCTTCCGATTACTAGCAGTAACGGCGATAACTACGGAAACATAAATGCGAATATAAGAACTTCTACGGGCATGGGCATGCACATGCGCCCTGCAAGATTGAATTCTCTCGAGTTTTTGCACATGCCCAGAAGACTGTCTAACGTCAAGCTGCACAGACTACCTCAGGACGAGTTGCAAAGAAATACAAACCTGAATAAGAGTATGTATTTCAACGGGAAGCAGGTTCATGCTCATCATCCGTTCATAAACCGTAGCATGGACCCCAGTGCTCATCATCAAAACGTAGATagagaggaagaagacgagATTTCCCCCCTGTCGCATGATAATTTCCAGTACGAGTCTGAAGAGAACGCTAATCCTTCACCCCCCGTCTATAAGAAGTCCGGTGAACTGGTGAAGAGTTCACTAAAAAGAAGGTCCAAGTCTCTACCCATCACGCCCAAATCTATATTCAATAAAGCCGGCACTAGGGGCAAGCATGTCAATCTGGACCATGTGGATACAAGGCTGCTGCAAAGGAGTAAAAGTGTTCACTTCGATCGTGTTTTACCAATAAAGCTTTTCaacgaaaacgaaaaacCCATAGATGTTAGCAAACAGATGATACAACAAGATGTCTTGAATTTCCAGCACAAGCCTTTGACAAGATTTGGAGGTCCTATTGGCAGCACTAACAGTGTTCCTATAGAAGATTTGTTGTCTGAAGACAACCGAAATGAATATGAAGACACATGGCTGCGGAATCCCAAGGGTGCATTCTATTTTGGTACGAATGCTAATAATCACAAgagtaaaaagaagaagtttaAATTAACCGACGATGACGCTGATGTCGACAGTGATAATGAAGGTGATGAAACTATAAACCGTTTAGTAAGGAAACAGGACAAAGATGAAGCCTATCTCACATACGGGCTAAAAAATCTGCTAATAAACGAGGATAGCGAATGTTCAGgatcaaggaaaaactcCACCAAACCAGAGGCAAACTTATTTTATGGGAACTCTAAAAGGGCTGTTGGTCTTTATAATAAGAACTTCCCAATCTTAAGCGATAAAAACCGAAAGAGTCTGAAATTGAACATCTTTTTAAATTTGTCTCGTGGCAGGCCCGTTTTTCTGCAAGAGATAGCCCTGTTAACAGGTTTTCACAACATGACCATAATTGGGAAGGTCTTTGTGAAAAACATATACTTTGATAAAAAGATTATCATAAAATACACATGGGATGCCTGGAAAACATTCCATGAATCAGAATGCGTTTATTTTTCTAATGCTAATAACATCTTACCGGGAAGCGATATggatattttcaaattttccatcGATGATATACACAATCCAAATGACAAAGATAGCAATATATCACAATTGCAGTTTTGTATTCAATATCAGACTTGGAGCGTTGATCGTTCCAGGAAGGAATATTGGGACAATAACAATTCGCTAAACTACGAGGTTGACGTGGTGACTCATGAAACGAGGCTCGGGCCTACGACAGATGCTAATGATAACTACGAAATGAAGCATAGTCTTTTCAGAAAtccatttcattga
- the APQ12 gene encoding Apq12p (similar to Saccharomyces cerevisiae APQ12 (YIL040W); ancestral locus Anc_7.218): MDATQPQYELSVVTQILKFAVDILQWLIPAITKFSQSHPLVFQLSFIFLTFYVFYKLLMNLITLVKRFLYLALIISCIGIYMRGSQQFLTVDLLNFYNFVMSNRYYAFKIYTLFINALEKEINAVCHLIQMKVQQLLK; the protein is encoded by the coding sequence ATGGACGCCACTCAACCGCAATACGAACTATCCGTAGTCAcgcaaattttgaaattcgCCGTTGACATTCTTCAATGGTTGATTCCCGCTATCACCAAGTTTAGCCAGTCCCACCCTTTGGTCTTTCAACTAtcgtttatttttctcacTTTCTATGTTTTTTACAAGTTATTGATGAATCTGATCACTTTGGTCAAGAGATTCCTGTATTTGGCGCTGATTATCTCATGCATCGGAATTTACATGCGTGGTTCGCAACAATTTTTGACTGTGGACTTACTGAATTTCTATAATTTCGTCATGTCGAACAGGTACTACGCGTTCAAGATCTACACCCTATTTATTAATGCcttggaaaaggaaattaaCGCTGTTTGTCACCTGATTCAGATGAAAGTACAACAGTTGCTCAAGTGA
- the AGE2 gene encoding GTPase-activating protein AGE2 (similar to Saccharomyces cerevisiae AGE2 (YIL044C); ancestral locus Anc_7.227) encodes MSTSVPVKKALSALLRDPGNSHCADCKAQLHPRWASWSLGVFICIKCAGIHRSLGTHISKVKSVDLDTWKEEHLMKLIQFKNNLRANSYYEATLDDDLKERKLTDTSSLQNFIKNKYEYKKWIGDLSCIEGLVDSGASVLHKPSANHSSPVSNVSIDLSSNSLQKMQESPSLTLNTSKSNTSLLNLQVSSLSKTTSNTSAASTTTSIGAASNKTGNRANEIGQRNDLKKSILSLYSKPSAQTQSQNSFFNTRTSQLCNTPSPFVNAGDLGTSNDNNSNNNNNANSNSSSKISLDDNELFKNVWT; translated from the coding sequence ATGTCCACATCAGTCCCTGTCAAGAAGGCACTGAGTGCACTTTTACGCGATCCAGGAAACTCCCACTGTGCCGACTGTAAGGCGCAACTACATCCACGCTGGGCTTCTTGGTCACTCGGTGTTTTCATCTGTATCAAATGTGCTGGTATACATAGATCATTGGGAACACACATTTCCAAAGTGAAGTCTGTTGATCTGGATACATGGAAGGAGGAGCacttgatgaaattgatacAGTTTAAGAACAATTTGAGGGCTAACTCGTACTATGAAGCTACTTTGGATGATGATttaaaggaaagaaagctCACTGACACAAGCAGTCTACAAAACTTCATCAAGAACAAATATGAGTACAAGAAGTGGATTGGCGATCTATCCTGCATCGAGGGATTAGTGGATTCCGGAGCATCAGTTCTGCATAAACCCTCCGCGAATCATTCTTCACCTGTTTCGAATGTAAGCATAGACTTGagttcaaattcattgcAAAAGATGCAAGAATCGCCTTCCCTTACACTTAACACTTCAAAAAGTAATACGAGCTTATTGAACCTACAGGTTTCATCTCTTTCCAAGACTACCTCTAATACAAGCGCTGCCAGTACTACAACAAGCATAGGTGCCGCCAGTAATAAGACCGGTAACAGGGCTAACGAAATCGGGCAAAGAAacgatttgaagaaatccaTTTTATCCTTATACTCCAAACCTTCGGCACAGACTCAAAGccagaactctttcttcaatacTAGGACATCTCAGCTCTGTAATACCCCGTCGCCATTCGTGAATGCTGGAGATCTTGGTACAagtaatgataataatagtaataataataacaacgCGAACTCAAATTCCAgttccaaaatttcattgGATGATAACGAATTATTCAAGAACGTCTggacttga
- the CBR1 gene encoding cytochrome-b5 reductase (similar to Saccharomyces cerevisiae CBR1 (YIL043C); ancestral locus Anc_7.225), with protein MAIDAQKIPLTILILVIFFFWKFFAGPKTKAVLDPKRDEFQSFPLVEKTILTHNTSLYKFGLPHADDVLGLPIGQHIVIKANINGKDITRSYTPTSLDEDTKGSFELLVKSYPTGNVSKMIGELRIGDSIQIKGPRGKYRYERNCRSHLGMIAGGTGITPMYQIMKAIAMDPHDVTKVSMVFGNVHEEDILLKKELEALVAMKPSQFKIVYYLDSPDRQDWAGGVGFITKDVIEEHLPAATVDNVQILICGPPAMVASVRRSTVDLGFRRSKPLSKMEDQVFVF; from the coding sequence ATGGCTATTGATGCTCAAAAGATTCCGCTGACCATCCTGATCTtggtcattttctttttttggaaattctTTGCCGGCCCAAAGACCAAGGCTGTACTAGATCCGAAGAGAGACGAGTTTCAATCATTTCCGCTGGTTGAAAAGACCATCTTGACGCACAATACTTCGTTGTACAAGTTTGGTCTACCCCACGCTGACGATGTTCTTGGTTTACCCATCGGTCAACATATCGTGATCAAGGCCAATATCAATGGTAAAGATATTACCAGATCGTACACACCCACTTCGCTGGATGAGGACACCAAAGGAAGCTTCGAATTACTTGTCAAGTCGTACCCCACCGGGAACGTTTCTAAGATGATTGGCGAGTTGCGGATAGGTGACTCGATCCAGATCAAGGGTCCTCGTGGGAAGTACCGTTACGAAAGAAACTGCCGTTCTCATCTAGGAATGATTGCGGGCGGTACTGGAATCACACCCATGTACCAGATCATGAAAGCCATTGCCATGGACCCTCACGACGTCACCAAGGTATCCATGGTCTTTGGTAATGTCCATGAGGAGGACattttgttgaagaaggaatTGGAAGCGTTGGTGGCCATGAAGCCATCACAATTCAAAATCGTTTACTACCTGGATTCTCCAGACCGTCAAGACTGGGCCGGTGGTGTGGGATTCATTACCAAGGACGTCATCGAGGAACACTTGCCCGCTGCTACCGTGGACAATGTTCAAATATTGATCTGTGGACCTCCTGCCATGGTTGCTTCCGTTAGGAGAAGCACCGTGGACTTGGGTTTCAGACGTTCCAAACCGCTTTCTAAGATGGAGGACCAGGTGTTTGTGTTTTGA